The DNA window CGGTAATAGTCGAGGTAGAGCCGATGGTCCGGGTGGTCGCGATCGAGCTGGTCGCCCTTCATCGCCACTCCCGATGCCCACGAGTGCACCCCCACGAAGGCCCCCTTTTCAATCTTCCGCTCGACGCCGGCGAGGAACAGGTCGACGCCGCCGGAGGCGATCATGCCTCCGCCCACCAAGTGGGTGTCGAGGCCGAGCTGGCGCACCTTGCGGCCGAGGGCGAGATTGACCTCGTCGTCGACCGAGCCGGGAACGATCGTCAGGACCAGGGTGTCGATCTCGGGATGCTCGGCGACCACGGCCAAGAACTGATCGAGGGTGCGGCTGTTGACCTCGTGGGCCATGTAGAGACGACTGCCATCGACCTCGAGCTCGGTGAGGTCGCGGTTGTTGAGGCGCGCCACCTCGAGCACCGCGCAGCCGGTCACGAACAACGCGATCAACCCACCGGCGAGCCCAATCCCCGTCTTCCAAGACCGACCACCCCAGTTCGCCATCAGAATCTCCCTTCAAGCGCCGCGAAGGCTCCGCCATCAACGGCGCCAAGCCTCACCGAATCAAACATTTCCGACCTCCCCATGGACTTCCTCCGGGGGGCCCATAGAATAGCGCCATGGTCGCCGCCCTCGTCCGCTCATTGCGCCCGACACAGTGGGCCAAGAACCTCTTCGTGCTGGCTCCGCTGGTCTTCGGCCATGCCTTGTTCGACCGCGAGCTGCTCGGCCGCGGCCTCGCCGCCTTCGCGGCCTTCTGCCTCGCCGCCTCGGCGATCTACCTGTTCAACGATCTGCGTGATCGCGAGCGCGACCGGCTCCACCCGCTCAAGCGCCATCGGCCGATCGCCTCCGGGGCCCTGCCGGTGGGCCTTGCCACCACCGCCTCGCTGACCGCCGCCGCCGCCGCCCTCGGCATCGCCTACGCCCTCGGACCGCTCTGCCTGCTGGTGATCGCCATCTATCTGGTGCTCAACGGCCTCTACACCCTGCACCTCAAGCAGGTGGTCATCCTCGACGTCATGATCATCAGTCTGGGCTTCGTGCTGCGGGTGCTCGCCGGTGGTGCCGCCATCGGCGTCGCCGTCTCCCACTGGCTGCTTCTCTGCACGATTTTTCTCGCCCTCTTCCTGGGCTTCTCGAAGCGCCGCCACGAGATCAGCCTGCTGGCCGAACGCGCCGCCGACCAGCGCCAGGTGCTCAGCCAGTACAGCCTGCCCTTCCTCGATCAGATGATCAACGTCGTCACCGCCTCGTCGGTGGTGGCCTATGCCCTCTGGGCAGTGGCGCCGGAAACCACCGCGCGCTACGGCGGCCCCTACCTCATCTACACCATTCCCCTGGTGCTCTTCGGCGTCTTCCGCTATCTGTATCTGGTCTATCAGCGCCGCGACGAGCGCAACCCCACCGAAGCCCTGATGAAGGACTGGCCCTTCCTCACCAACCTGCTGCTCTGGGGCGTGACGGTGACGGCGATCGTCTACCTGACCTAGACGCGCGGCGCGATGACCTCGGCGCCGCCCATGTAGGAGCGCAGCACCTCCGGCACGCGGACGGTGCCATCGGCCTGGAGGCCGTTTTCGAGGATCGCCACCACCGTGCGGCCGACAGCCAGGCCGGAGCCGTTCAGGGTGTGGAGGAAGCGCGGCTTACCGCCTTCCGCCGGGCGGTAGCGCAGATTGGCTCGACGGGCCTGAAAGTCGAGGAAGTTACTGCACGAGGAGATCTCGCGGTAGGCCTCCTGACCCGGCAGCCAGACCTCGAGGTCGTAGGTTTTGGCGCTCGAGAAGCCGAGGTCGCCGGAGGACAGGGTGACCACCCGGTAGGGCAGCTCGAGGAGCTGCAAGACGCGCTCGGCGTGACCGGTGAGCTCCTCGAGGGTCTGCCAGCTCTGGTCCGGCAGGGTGAGGTGCACCAGCTCGACCTTGTGGAACTGATGCTGGCGGATCAGACCGCGTACGTCCTTTCCGTAGGAGCCGGCTTCGCTGCGAAAGCAGGGGGTGAAGGCGCAGTAGCGAACCGGCAGGTCGGCCTCGTCGAGGGTCTCCCCGCGGTGCAGGTTGGTGAGCGGCACCTCGGCCGTGGGAATCAGGTAGTACTCGGTGTCGCGCAGCTTGAACAGGTCCTGCTCGAACTTCGGTAGCTGGCCGGTGCCGAACAGCGAGTCGCCGTTGGCGATGTAGGGCGGCACCACCTCCGTGTAGCCGTGCTGCTCGCCGTGGAGATCGAGCATCCACGCCACCAGCGCCCGCTCGAGGCGCGCTCCCAGCCCGAAATAGGCGGTGAAACGTGCTCCCGCCACCTTGGCGCCGCGCTCGAAGTCGAGAATGCCGAGGCGAGTGCCGATGTCCCAATGGGCTTCGGCCTCGCACGGCAGGGCAGGGGGCTCGCCGACCACCCGCTCGACCCGATTGGACGCTTCGTCGTCGCCGTCGGGGACGCTGTCGTGGGGCAGGTTGGGAAGCGAGATCTCGATCACCGAGAGATCGCGCTCGATGGCCTCGAGGTTCTCCTCGATCTCGCCGATCCGCTTCTTGAGAGCTCCCACCGCGGCGATCGCGTCGGCGGCGTCACCGCCTTGCTTCTTGATCTCACCGATCGACCGGCTGGCCTCGTTGCGCTGCCGCTTGAGGTCCTCGACCTCCACCAGCAACCCCCGGCGCTCGCCGTCGAGGCGGCTCCAGTGGTCGATCATCTTGAGGTTGGCGCGGCGGCCTTCGAGGCCTTTCCGCACCCGTTCGGGATCGCTGCGCAAGAGGTCGCGGGACAACATGACCGCGGCAGTCTACTCCCCCGTCTGCAGGGGGTCAACGCACTCCGAGGAACCTCGGCCGGGAGCCTCTGAGTGCGCCCAAATCGGCCCCGATCGGGCAGCTTCGCGGCGCCGCCGGTAAGATGCGCCCAGCCGTGCGACACCTCGCCCTCATCCCCTGGACACGTTTGGTCGTGGTCGCCTCGGCGGCCCTGCTTCTGGCCCTCTTCGCGAGCTCCGAAAACGCGCCCACGGCGGCCCTCGAAAGCTCTTGGCTGACCGCCGTCGCCACCCTCGCCCTGCTGGCCTCGGCCTTCGTCGGCGGTCGCTTCTTCCTCCCCGCCGCACTGCTTCTGCCGTTGACCATCCTGGCACTGCCGGCGGGCCCCGGCCGCGGCACCGTGGTCGGTCTGCTGGCGGTGATTTTGGTGGTGTCCGAGGGGTACCAGGCCTGTGCTCGCGATTGCCCGCGCTGGAGCGAGCGGTTCGCCCTCCTCGGTCCGCTGGCGCTGGCCCTCCACGGCTTGCTGCGTGGCCCCGCCCTGCTGCAAGGCGGCGAGTCCTGGGAGCGGTTCGCGCTCCTGCCGCTGGCCGCCGCCGCGGTGCTGGCGCTGATTCCGGATTTGCGCCGGTCGGCCCTCGCCGGCGCGGCGGTGGTGGTACTCGCGCCGGGATTCAATCTGGTCGCCGTCTTGACCCTCGGCGTCCTCGCCGCTGGTGATCGATTGCGCCAACGTCCCGCCCTGAGCCCCAGCCTCCTCGCCCTCGGACTGCTCGCCGCCCTGTTCCTGCGTGAGCCGCGAGCCGCCGTCGTCGCCCTCGCCGCCGCCTTGGTCCTGACTCGCCGGCCTCTCGCCCTGGCCAGCGCCGGAGTCCTCGCCGTCGGTCTCGCCCTGGGGTTTCAGCTGCGGCCTTGGCCCGAGATCGGCTCGCTGGCGGCCTTCGCCATCGTCCTCATGCCCTTGGTTCTGCCGACGCTGCCCAGCAGCCGTAGAGGTTGGCCTCTCGGCCTGGCTCTGCTGGCGGTCTGGCTGGCCGCCGGCGCTGCCGTCCCCGGCGCTCCGGCGCTGGTGGCTCCTCTCGCCTTGGTCGCTCTCCTCGCCGAACCAGCACCTGCGCGCACCGTCCAGGGCACCTGGACCTGTGCGCTGCTGACCGGCACCGCCCTGGCGGCCGGCTACCCCTGGCTGCGCCTCGACCCGCTGGGCGCCTGCCTGCGGGGATTCGGCATGCAGGGCGACTGGGACAGCATGGCGCTGGCTTTGCTCGCCATGATCGCCTTCGCCTGGCTCGGCAGACGCTTCGGTCACCCGCTGCGCTGGGCGGCGATCGGGCTGACTTTGGCGCTAGCCCTCACCAACGGACCGCGCCTCGAAGCCGTCGCCACCGGACCGCCCTGGGTCCTCGACCAGAAAACGCCGCGCGCCGTCGTCGAGGTCGCGCCGCCCCTGCAGCGGCTGGTCCTCTCGACTCATCTCGCCCAGGCCGCCGAGCTACCACCCGAAACCGAGGTGGCTCGCCTGAGCCTGCTCGACATCCAGGGCAATGTCCTCCAGGAATGGCCCGTGGCGAGCGGTGTCGATACCAATGAATGGGCCGCCCGCAGGTCCGACCTCGCGGCCTTGCCGCAGCTCGCCGAACCGGTGCCCTGGAGCGGCTGGCTGGCGGCCGGTGATCCACCCTTCTTCGGGGCCCTCTATCGCGCCGACTTCACCGTCGACGACAGCGGCGCCAAGGCCAGCCATCTCGTGCTCCGGCGCAACGACGAGCTGCCAGAGGGGGTCGAGATCCGCCTCTTCCGGGTCGAGGTAAAGCGATGAGCCAGGCGCTCCTTCTCGCCGCTGGGCTGCTGGGTTCTTGGCTGGTCGCCCGCTGGGGTCCGCTGGCGCCGGCGGACCCCTTGCGCACCACCCTGATCGCCGTGCCCTTGGTCATCGGAGCTTTGCTTTGGATCGAGCGCCGTAGCGTCGCACTCGGGGGACGAAGAATCGCCACCGGGGTCAGCACCTGGCAAGGCATTGCCGGCCTCGCTTTGGTGGCGGCCACCCTGCTGCGGACTGCGCTCGCCGCTGATCTGCCGGCCGGCCCGCTGTTCGCGGCTTGGGTCCTGCTGCTCGCTCACCGGGTGGCGCACCAGGTTGTCGCCCTCCGGCCACTCCTCGGAAAGGCGCTGCCGCGACGCCCCTCGCTGCTCTTCTTCCTGCTGCCATTGGTGGTCTATGGCGCCCTGATTCCCTGGTCCACCCACCACCGGCCGCCGGACGGCGACGAGCCCTTCTATCTGCTCATCACCCACAGCCTGACCCACGATTTCGATGCCGACCTGACCAACAACTATCAGCAGGGCGACTGGCGCTTCTTCATGGACCGCCCCCTCGAGCCGCAACCGGGGGACCCGGTCGGACCGAATGGCGAGCTCTACTCGCGCCACAACGAAGCGCTGCCGATGTTGTTGGTGCCGGCCTATGCCCTCGGCGGGCGCCTCGGAGCTCTCGGCGCGATGGCCGCGCTGACCGCCGCCCTCGCCTGGTTGACGCTGCGCGTCGCCCGCCACTACGCCCCGGCATTCCCCGGCGAAACCCTCCTCGCCTGGTCCCTCCTGGCCTTCGCGCCGCCGCTCCTTCTCTACAGCTACCAGGTGTGGGTCGAAGTGCCGGCGGCACTGCTCGGTCTGATCGCCCTCGACTGGATTCACGACGGCCGCGGCCGCCCCTGGAAAGCCCGGCGCTGGCTGCTCCTCGCCCTGCCGTTGATGCTCCTGCCACTGCTCAAGATTCGCTTCATGCTGCTGGCGGCGCCACTCCTCGCCCTCGGCTGGTGGTATTCCGGCCGCCGGCTGCGCCCGGCGATCATTCTGGGGGGCGCCCTCGGCGCCCTCGGCGTCGGCATCCTGATCTACAACCAGTGGCTCTACGGCAATCCCCTGAAGATTCACACCTGGGGTGAGCTGGAGCCCACCCGCTACGGCTTGATCGAGTATCTCAAGGGCAGCAGCGGCCTGTTCTGGGACTGCGCCTTCGGCTTGATCGCCTGCGCTCCTCTGTGGGGCTTGCTGGTTCCGGCCATTCTGCGCCGTCGGCGCCAGCCGGGCGATCACACCGGCCGTTTGTTCTTCGATCTGGTGGCCTTCACCGCCCCTTACCTGCTGATCGTCGTACCACGCTCCGAGTGGTACGGCGGCTGGTCGCCGCCCTTCCGCTACGCCCTGGTGGCCCTGCCGCTGCTCGCCCTCGCCCTCGCCCCGCTCCTCGCCGAGCGCCGCCGCGGCGGCAGCCGCGCCCTGATCACCGCCCTCGGCCTCGGCACCGTGGCGCTGACCCTCTGTTGGCTGGTGGTCCCGGGCTGGACCTACAACGTCGCCGACGGCCGCAACTTTCTGCTCGACGCCTTCGCCAACCGCACCGGCCTCGATCTGGCGCGCTTCTTCCCCAGCTCGATCCGACCGCGCTGGGCCACCTGGCTGTGGCCCAGCCTCGGGGCGCTGGCCCTATGGTTGGGCTGGCAAGGTCCGCGGCGGCTACGCCGTGCTCCCCTCTGGGGGGCCGCCGCCAGCCTCGGCCTGGTGGCCGGCCTCTGGCTGGCGGCGGAAAGGCTGCCCACCACCACGGTGCAGTTCGAAGATCACCAGGTGGCCAAGAGCGGCGGTCACGTCTTCCCCGATCGCTGGGTGATCGAGCGCCGCCGGTTCACCGGCGGCTGGACCCTGCGCGAAGGCGAGACGGTGACCGCCCCGGTGATCGCCGGCAGCGGCGCCGCCAGCCTGCGCCTGCACCTACAGTTCGTCCGCAACAAACGCGCTCCCCTGGACCTCGAGATTCGGGCCGGCGATCAGCTCCTCGAAACCTGGCGAGCGCGCCACGACCGGCGCTGGAGCTGGGTCGAAGTCGGGCCCTTCGAGTGGCCCGAGGGAGCGCCGCTGGTGATCGCGGCGCGGTTACCCAAGAAGCGTGGCCGTCCCAACGGCGTCGTGCTCGACCGCGCGGAGCTCCACTGGTGGTGAGCCCGCACCGTGGAAGCCTGGCGAGCGCCCACCTTTCGGCGATCGTGCCGACCCTCGGCAAGAGCCCCTGGTTGCGCGCCTGCCTCGAAGCCCTGCGCGCCGATGGCGGAAAAGACCTCGAGATCGTCCTGGTGGCGCCGGCCGACCTCGACCTCGATGACGCGGGCGAGGCGGCCGATCTGCGCCTCGACGCCCCGGCACCCGGTGGCTTCGCCGCCGCCACCAACGCCGGCATCGCGGCATCGTCGGGCGAGCTGGTCGCCACCATCAACGACGATGCCCTGATCCAGCCCGGCTGGTGTGCCGAGCTCACCGCCGGCCTGGCGGCCGACCCCCAGGCCGGTGCCGCCCAGGGTGCCAACCTGCAGCTTCGCCAGCCCCACCTGGTCGATGGCCTCGGGCTGGAGTGGAACCGCTGGTGGCAAGCGGTCCAGATCGGCCACGGTGAGATTTTCGAGGCAGGCCTGCCGGCGCGCCGGGTGTTCGGCGTTTCGGCGACCGTCGCCCTCTATCGACGCCGGGCCCTCGAGCAAGCAAAGAGCGATCTCGGCCAAGTGTTCGATGAACGTCTGCATTCCTACTACGAGGACGCCGAGCTCGCCGGGCGCTTGCGACGCGCCGGCTGGCGCGCCCTCTCAGTACCGGCGGCGCGCGCCCTCCACGCCGGCTCGACCACCGCCGGCGGCAGCGTGCAGCAGTGGAGCTGGATCTACGGCAACCGTTGGCTGGCCGTGGCGCAGCTTCTCGGCCACGACTTCTCCGCGGCCCGCTCCCGGCTGCTGCTGCGCGATCTGCGCGATCTCCTCCGCCACCCCCGGCGCCTTCGCGGAGCTCTCGCCGGCTGGCGGCGCGCCCGACGCCTCCTGGCCGAGTTTCGCCACGACGGCGAAGCCCTGCTGCCGCCGCACTAGTCGAACCTCACGAGCGATTCCCCCTCGGGAGTTCCGTCTTCTCCGATGCAGAAGGCTGTGACTTTGAATGTAACTACAAATGGAGTTACAGTTGTCGCTCGAATGGGACTGGCGAAAATACCAACGAAATCTCTTCAAGCACGGCTTGAACTTCCGCGACGCGGAGCTCGTCTTCGACGGTCCGTGTTTGACCCTCGAGGACGAACGGTTCGGCGACGGCGAACAACGCTTCGTCACCCCGGGAAGTCTCGCCGGCCGGGTGGTCGTGATCGCCCATACCCCACGCGGCGAGAACACACGCATCATCTCGATGAGAAAGGCCAACAGCCGTGAGCGAAAACACTACGACGAGCGACTTGAAGCGCCTCGACGCGCTGACCGATGAGACCATCGACTACTCGGACCTTCCCGAGCTCGATGCCGAGTTCTTCCGCCACGCCAAGGTGGTGGTGCCGCCGCGCAAGAAACAGCTCACCATTCGCCTCGATGAGGACGTTCTGAGCTGGCTGAAAAGCCAGGGGCGGGGCTACCAGAGCCGCATCAACGCCATCCTGCGCGCCTACTACGAGGCCCACCGGGAAAACACCCGCTAGGAACGCTGCTGGTTCGAACGATCGCGCCTCAGACGGCGCCGGTCGGCGGCGCCTCGACCCGGATGCGCACATCCACCGCCTGGGCGGTGCGGCCGCCGCCTCCGGCGAGGAAGGGGTTGATGTCGAGCTCGGCGAGGCGGGGGTGGCGGGTGGCGAGCTGGGCCAGGCGCAGCAGCGTGTCGACCAGGACGTCGAGGTCGGCGGGAGCTTCACCGCGCACTCCCTCGAGCAGGCCGAAGCCGCGAATACCGCGAATCATCTGCTCGGCTTCGTGACGGTCGAGGGGCGTGACCCCGAAGCGCACGTCTTGGAAGACCTCGACGTACTTGCCCCCCAGACCGAACATCAGCAGCGGGCCGAAACGGGCATCGCTGGAGATCCCGAAGATCACCTCGTGTCCGCCATCGGACACCATGCGTTGAACCAGGAAGCCGCTGGGCGGGTGGCCAGCCCTGGTCAAGGCTTCGGTCATGTCGCGCGCCGCGGCCTCGACTTCGGCGCCATCCGCGAGGCTCAGCCGCACCGCCCCCAGGTCGCTCTTGTGGACCAATCCCGGAGCGATCGCCTTGAGCACCACCGGAAAACCCAGCTCTTCGGCCGCCGCCAGCGCTTCCGCAGGCGTCGCGACCTGGCGCCACGGGGCCACCGCCAGGCCATAGAGCTCGAGCACTCGAAAGGCCTGCGCCGGCTCGAGATAGCCCGCGTCGACGGACTCGAGGAGCGCCCCGACGGCTTCGTCGTCGACCTCGAAGACGGGCGGACCGTTGGACACCGGGCGGCGCCGCCACTCACCGTAGGACGACAGCATCGCCAGCGCCCGCGCCGCCGGTTCCGGAAAGCGATAGACCGGCGGGTGCCGCTCGTCCCCTCTGATCGACTCGTAGAACTCGTCCGTCGCCATCATCACCACCAGGATCGGCTTTTCGGAGCTTCGGGCCACCCGCGACACGGCCTCGAGCACATCCATCGGATGGGTCAGGATCGGAGTGACGTTGATCGCCATGGCGAGGTCGACCTCGGGATCGTCGATCAACGCCTGCAGCGTCGCCTCGTAATGCTCCGGCGTCGCCGACGCGATCATGTCGACCGGGTTGGCGACGCTCGCTTCGGCGGGCAAGAGGCGCCGCAGCAAGGCGGTGGTCGCGGACGACAGCTCGGCCATCTCCAACCCCTGGTTGACGCAGGCATCGGTCGCCATGATCGCCGGACCGCCGGCATTGGTGACGATGCTGACCCGCCGACCGTTGGGCAATGGGCAACGATCGAGGGCGAGGGCGACGTCGAACAGCTCCTCGATGGTGTTGGCGCGCAGCACGCCGCACTGGGCGAGGAAGGCGGAGGCGGTGACGTCGGCGCCGGCGATCGCTCCGGTGTGGCTCGAGGCGGCCCGCGCACCGGCATCGGTGCGGCCCGACTTGACCAGCAGAATCGGCTTCTTGCGGCTCACCCGCTTGGCGATCTGGGTGAAGTGGCGCGGGTTTCCGAAGGACTCGAGATACATGGCGATGACGTGGGTCGAGTCGTCGTGCTCCCAATACTCGAGCAGGTCATTGCCGGAGACGTCGGCCTTGTTGCCCATCGACACGAACTGAGTGAGGCCGATGCCGAGGTTCTCGGCGACATTGAGAATCGCCACCCCGAGGGCTCCGGACTGGCTGACGAAGCCGATCGAGCCCGGGTTCGCCGGCGTCGGCGCGAAGGTGGCGTTGAGGTGCACCCCAGCGGCGGTGTTGATCACCCCCATGCAGTTCGGGCCGACCATCCGGACACCCGCTGCTCGCACCTGGTCGCGAAGCTGAGCTTCGATGGCAGCCCCGGCGGCGCCGGTCTCGCCGAAGCCGGCGGTGATCACCACCAGACCCTTGACCTTCGCCGCCAGACACTCGTCGACGATCGTCGGCACGAGCTCCTTGGGCACCGCCACGATCGCCAGATCGACCGCATCGGGAATCGCCGCCACCGATGGATAGGCCTTCAAGGAGTGGATCGAGCGGGCTCCCGGATTGACCGGAAAGATGGGGCCGTCGAACTCCGCCAGCAGCAGATTGTGGATCAGTGAATAGCCGATCGAGCCGACCTTGCGGGAGGCACCGATCACCGCCACCGATCGGGGCGAGAAGATGGCGTCCAAGGATCTTTCGGAGGCAACTGGAAGAGTCGGTGTGTGGTTCATGATCGCGAAAGGGAGCAGCCCGAAGCCGGGCGCGTCAAGTGAGGATCAGTAGAAGACGGCGCTAGTC is part of the Acidobacteriota bacterium genome and encodes:
- a CDS encoding BrnA antitoxin family protein, with protein sequence MKRLDALTDETIDYSDLPELDAEFFRHAKVVVPPRKKQLTIRLDEDVLSWLKSQGRGYQSRINAILRAYYEAHRENTR
- a CDS encoding alpha/beta hydrolase, whose amino-acid sequence is MANWGGRSWKTGIGLAGGLIALFVTGCAVLEVARLNNRDLTELEVDGSRLYMAHEVNSRTLDQFLAVVAEHPEIDTLVLTIVPGSVDDEVNLALGRKVRQLGLDTHLVGGGMIASGGVDLFLAGVERKIEKGAFVGVHSWASGVAMKGDQLDRDHPDHRLYLDYYRDLGTPEDFYWFTLEAAPSRGMHWMTAAELERFQVVTQPVVEPGGEPTPFDAAIDELGRELEGDSDRPTPVE
- a CDS encoding decaprenyl-phosphate phosphoribosyltransferase gives rise to the protein MVAALVRSLRPTQWAKNLFVLAPLVFGHALFDRELLGRGLAAFAAFCLAASAIYLFNDLRDRERDRLHPLKRHRPIASGALPVGLATTASLTAAAAALGIAYALGPLCLLVIAIYLVLNGLYTLHLKQVVILDVMIISLGFVLRVLAGGAAIGVAVSHWLLLCTIFLALFLGFSKRRHEISLLAERAADQRQVLSQYSLPFLDQMINVVTASSVVAYALWAVAPETTARYGGPYLIYTIPLVLFGVFRYLYLVYQRRDERNPTEALMKDWPFLTNLLLWGVTVTAIVYLT
- the serS gene encoding serine--tRNA ligase, producing MLSRDLLRSDPERVRKGLEGRRANLKMIDHWSRLDGERRGLLVEVEDLKRQRNEASRSIGEIKKQGGDAADAIAAVGALKKRIGEIEENLEAIERDLSVIEISLPNLPHDSVPDGDDEASNRVERVVGEPPALPCEAEAHWDIGTRLGILDFERGAKVAGARFTAYFGLGARLERALVAWMLDLHGEQHGYTEVVPPYIANGDSLFGTGQLPKFEQDLFKLRDTEYYLIPTAEVPLTNLHRGETLDEADLPVRYCAFTPCFRSEAGSYGKDVRGLIRQHQFHKVELVHLTLPDQSWQTLEELTGHAERVLQLLELPYRVVTLSSGDLGFSSAKTYDLEVWLPGQEAYREISSCSNFLDFQARRANLRYRPAEGGKPRFLHTLNGSGLAVGRTVVAILENGLQADGTVRVPEVLRSYMGGAEVIAPRV
- a CDS encoding BrnT family toxin yields the protein MSLEWDWRKYQRNLFKHGLNFRDAELVFDGPCLTLEDERFGDGEQRFVTPGSLAGRVVVIAHTPRGENTRIISMRKANSRERKHYDERLEAPRRADR
- a CDS encoding glycosyltransferase, which gives rise to MSPHRGSLASAHLSAIVPTLGKSPWLRACLEALRADGGKDLEIVLVAPADLDLDDAGEAADLRLDAPAPGGFAAATNAGIAASSGELVATINDDALIQPGWCAELTAGLAADPQAGAAQGANLQLRQPHLVDGLGLEWNRWWQAVQIGHGEIFEAGLPARRVFGVSATVALYRRRALEQAKSDLGQVFDERLHSYYEDAELAGRLRRAGWRALSVPAARALHAGSTTAGGSVQQWSWIYGNRWLAVAQLLGHDFSAARSRLLLRDLRDLLRHPRRLRGALAGWRRARRLLAEFRHDGEALLPPH
- a CDS encoding acetate--CoA ligase family protein, producing MDAIFSPRSVAVIGASRKVGSIGYSLIHNLLLAEFDGPIFPVNPGARSIHSLKAYPSVAAIPDAVDLAIVAVPKELVPTIVDECLAAKVKGLVVITAGFGETGAAGAAIEAQLRDQVRAAGVRMVGPNCMGVINTAAGVHLNATFAPTPANPGSIGFVSQSGALGVAILNVAENLGIGLTQFVSMGNKADVSGNDLLEYWEHDDSTHVIAMYLESFGNPRHFTQIAKRVSRKKPILLVKSGRTDAGARAASSHTGAIAGADVTASAFLAQCGVLRANTIEELFDVALALDRCPLPNGRRVSIVTNAGGPAIMATDACVNQGLEMAELSSATTALLRRLLPAEASVANPVDMIASATPEHYEATLQALIDDPEVDLAMAINVTPILTHPMDVLEAVSRVARSSEKPILVVMMATDEFYESIRGDERHPPVYRFPEPAARALAMLSSYGEWRRRPVSNGPPVFEVDDEAVGALLESVDAGYLEPAQAFRVLELYGLAVAPWRQVATPAEALAAAEELGFPVVLKAIAPGLVHKSDLGAVRLSLADGAEVEAAARDMTEALTRAGHPPSGFLVQRMVSDGGHEVIFGISSDARFGPLLMFGLGGKYVEVFQDVRFGVTPLDRHEAEQMIRGIRGFGLLEGVRGEAPADLDVLVDTLLRLAQLATRHPRLAELDINPFLAGGGGRTAQAVDVRIRVEAPPTGAV